The following are encoded together in the Cyanobacterium aponinum PCC 10605 genome:
- a CDS encoding MAE_28990/MAE_18760 family HEPN-like nuclease — MNKFIQKLQNLLDKVDNNIQSIKEITTKNQKLTDIIFGNDSTVKNILKENNQLDLTKSSVGFDQWKRYQHCSVITQLYAIYEDFVEELISIWIDNLPNIFEKYSDLGMDFQKQYILGIAKLIKRLNRNKYPELKLEKLINIPKNTNINYKLVQEVFTDHQYNLRMSELNKLLDNAGIKNTSDWLQKSNSIQQSISSINSNQTTVEKELQRFINYRNDASHNIQQDNILNFNELIDFCNFINTICFSLHDLILYQTLERMIALNKIITLGQIRQYRDKLKSARLKVNNSILLSVGLPTLLVKKETSICKFAKIEKISIVSNDQYIEKEDIKVPEKEQDIWIQFNIDARKNWTVYIFNFDKLDSGTF, encoded by the coding sequence ATGAATAAATTTATTCAAAAACTACAAAACCTTTTAGATAAAGTTGATAATAATATTCAAAGTATAAAGGAAATTACCACAAAAAATCAGAAGTTAACGGACATAATATTTGGTAATGATTCTACTGTAAAAAATATTTTGAAAGAAAATAATCAATTGGATTTAACTAAAAGTAGTGTAGGATTTGATCAATGGAAACGTTATCAACATTGTTCTGTCATTACGCAATTATATGCTATTTATGAAGATTTTGTTGAAGAGTTGATTTCAATTTGGATTGATAATCTACCAAATATATTTGAGAAATACTCAGATTTAGGAATGGATTTTCAGAAACAATATATTTTAGGAATTGCTAAATTAATAAAAAGATTAAATAGAAATAAATATCCAGAATTAAAACTAGAAAAATTAATCAACATTCCTAAAAATACAAATATTAATTATAAGTTAGTTCAAGAAGTTTTTACAGATCACCAATATAATTTGCGAATGAGTGAATTAAATAAATTATTAGACAATGCAGGAATAAAAAATACATCGGATTGGCTACAAAAAAGTAACAGTATTCAGCAATCAATATCAAGTATTAATAGTAATCAAACTACTGTTGAAAAAGAATTACAGAGGTTTATTAATTATCGAAATGATGCTAGTCATAATATTCAACAAGATAATATATTAAATTTTAATGAGTTAATTGATTTTTGTAACTTTATAAATACTATATGTTTTTCTCTTCATGATTTGATTTTATATCAAACTCTTGAAAGAATGATTGCTTTAAATAAAATAATCACTTTAGGCCAAATTAGACAATATCGAGATAAATTAAAATCTGCAAGACTAAAAGTAAATAATAGTATTTTATTATCAGTCGGTTTACCTACTCTATTAGTCAAGAAAGAAACATCTATTTGTAAATTTGCAAAAATAGAAAAAATAAGTATTGTATCGAATGACCAATATATAGAAAAAGAAGATATTAAAGTTCCTGAAAAAGAACAAGATATTTGGATTCAATTTAATATTGATGCAAGAAAAAATTGGACAGTATATATATTTAATTTTGATAAACTAGATAGTGGAACATTTTAA
- a CDS encoding BsaWI family type II restriction enzyme — protein MSSLLKQEKQILKMIKSRYYMIPILSKLDEYIDKYGLEKSLDYLNKILILAKDDVEILLDKRILAGEIKDKSQARKSIAGNAFSLLIKYLFLTLKENKFIKSNVFVTSNPKQYKLISDIVTIKVDNETQKPDMDLAIYSINKENELNKCLILSLKTSLRKKSEQICAWKLLLEIATSDNPIKEKYNISYEHKNMPLVGFATVNFYDEINNPQHRGMFKFFDVAFIGKPLNAEFINNLSDLPRFVNENL, from the coding sequence ATGTCTTCTTTATTGAAACAGGAAAAACAAATATTAAAAATGATCAAGTCCAGATATTATATGATTCCTATTCTCAGTAAACTTGATGAATATATTGATAAATATGGTTTAGAAAAATCACTAGATTATCTCAATAAGATTTTAATTTTAGCAAAAGATGACGTGGAAATTTTGTTAGACAAGAGAATTTTAGCTGGAGAAATAAAAGATAAATCTCAGGCCAGAAAATCTATTGCAGGAAATGCTTTTTCTCTTCTTATTAAATATTTATTTCTAACTTTAAAGGAAAATAAATTTATCAAATCTAATGTTTTTGTAACTTCTAATCCTAAACAATATAAATTAATTAGCGATATAGTAACCATTAAAGTTGATAATGAAACTCAAAAACCAGATATGGATTTAGCAATCTATAGTATCAACAAAGAAAATGAGTTAAATAAATGTTTAATCTTATCATTAAAAACATCTTTAAGAAAAAAAAGTGAGCAAATTTGTGCGTGGAAATTATTATTAGAAATTGCCACTTCTGATAATCCCATTAAAGAAAAATATAACATTAGTTATGAACATAAAAATATGCCTTTAGTTGGGTTTGCAACGGTAAATTTTTATGATGAAATTAATAATCCTCAACATCGTGGAATGTTTAAATTTTTTGATGTGGCTTTTATTGGTAAACCCTTAAATGCTGAATTTATTAATAATCTATCAGATTTACCTCGTTTTGTTAATGAAAATCTTTAA
- a CDS encoding HNH endonuclease, with product MRRNWTRHELILAFSFYCQTPFGKLHRLNPDIIKLSKMIDRTPNAVALKLVNFSSLDPELKKRGIKGMGNYAKMDKIIFDEFHDNWEKLFLEAELLYEFYKNKDRDTSQEIYLYEPNRKIGEEIITKTKRRINQNFFRKIVLSNYNENCAICSLNYVSLLVASHIIPWSKNKETRLNPHNGICLCSIHDKAFDQGLISFDEEFKVIISPQIHKIKNNAINNYFINFNHREINFPKKFYPSSDFLSYHRNNIFIKSS from the coding sequence ATGAGAAGAAATTGGACTAGACATGAATTGATTTTGGCTTTTAGCTTTTATTGCCAAACTCCTTTTGGAAAGTTACATCGTCTTAATCCAGATATTATTAAATTATCAAAAATGATTGATAGAACTCCTAATGCGGTAGCTCTTAAATTGGTGAATTTTTCCAGTTTAGATCCCGAATTGAAAAAAAGAGGAATAAAAGGAATGGGTAATTACGCTAAAATGGATAAGATTATTTTTGATGAGTTTCATGATAATTGGGAAAAACTTTTTTTAGAAGCTGAATTACTTTATGAGTTTTATAAAAATAAAGATAGAGATACATCACAAGAAATTTATCTTTATGAACCCAATCGAAAAATAGGAGAAGAAATAATAACAAAAACAAAAAGGAGAATTAACCAAAATTTTTTCAGAAAAATTGTCTTGTCTAATTACAATGAAAATTGTGCAATTTGTAGTTTAAATTATGTATCTTTATTAGTTGCTAGTCATATAATTCCTTGGTCAAAAAATAAAGAAACAAGATTAAATCCTCATAACGGTATTTGTTTATGTTCAATTCATGATAAGGCTTTCGATCAAGGATTAATTTCTTTTGATGAGGAATTTAAAGTTATCATTTCTCCTCAAATACATAAAATTAAGAATAATGCGATTAATAATTATTTTATTAATTTTAATCATAGGGAAATTAATTTTCCTAAAAAATTCTATCCGTCTTCTGATTTTTTATCCTACCATAGAAATAATATTTTTATTAAATCCAGTTAA
- the dcm gene encoding DNA (cytosine-5-)-methyltransferase, producing MNTIDIKTGIDLFAGIGGFRIALENNGLNCIYSNDYNKYSCQTYSANFGEIFCEDLNNIPAENIPNFDLLCAGFPCQPFSIAGVSKKKSLGKNRDF from the coding sequence TTGAACACAATAGATATAAAAACTGGCATTGATTTATTTGCAGGAATAGGTGGTTTTAGAATTGCCTTAGAAAATAATGGTTTAAATTGTATTTATTCTAATGATTATAACAAATATAGTTGTCAAACATATTCAGCTAATTTTGGGGAAATATTTTGTGAAGATTTAAACAATATTCCTGCTGAAAATATCCCTAACTTTGATTTATTATGTGCTGGTTTTCCCTGTCAACCATTTTCGATCGCAGGTGTGAGTAAAAAAAAATCTCTGGGAAAAAACAGAGATTTTTAA
- the carB gene encoding carbamoyl-phosphate synthase large subunit, producing MPRREDINKILLLGSGPIIIGQACEFDYSGTQACKALREEGYEVVLVNSNPATIMTDPETAERTYIEPITPEIVEKVIAKERPDALLPTMGGQTALNTAVALAESGVLNKYGVELIGAKLPAIKMAEDRELFKEAMARIGVPVCPSGIASNWEEAKAVAEEIGSYPLIIRPAFTMGGTGGGIAYNQEEYEEMAKFGIDASPVSQILVEKSLIGWKEYELEVMRDLADNVVIICSIENIDPMGVHTGDSITVAPAQTLTDKEYQRLRDYAKAIIREIGVETGGSNIQFSVNPVNGEVIVIEMNPRVSRSSALASKATGFPIAKFAAKLAVGYTLDEISNDITQKTPASFEPTIDYVVTKIPRFAFEKFPGSEPVLTTQMKSVGEAMAIGRTFCESFQKALRSLETGRYGFGCDKNETLPTLSQISSHLRTPNPERIFSVYHAFKLGMSVEQVFELTAIDPWFLDKMQSLVEIEKFMKRASLKDIKADDMLTIKQHGFSDRQIAFATKTTEDEVRAYRKSLGITPVYKLVDTCAAEFEAFTPYYYSTYESGESENNVTDKPKVMILGGGPNRIGQGIEFDYCCCHAAFALSDAGYETIMVNSNPETVSTDYDTSDRLYFEPLTKEDVLNIIEAENPDGVIIQFGGQTPLKLAVPLKNYLAHPDTTVKTKIWGTSPDSIDTAEDREKFEAILKELDIKQPPNGIARSFEEALAIANRISYPVVVRPSYVLGGRAMRIVYNEQELEHYMTYAVDVEPDHPILIDKFLENAIEVDVDAIADLTGQVVIGGIMEHIEEAGVHSGDSACSIPYTSLSDGVLSTIRSATIKLAQSLKVIGLMNIQYAVQGETVYILEANPRASRTVPYVSKATGRPLAKVASLVMSGKTLEELGVTEEIIPRHVAVKEAVLPFSKFPGTDTLLGPEMRSTGEVMGIDSDFGKAFAKAEIGAGVILDTKGTVFISMNNRDKGAIVSVAKDLQALGFKIVATSGTRQTLLENGVKDVDLVLKLHEGRPHVVDWIKNKQIQFIINTPSNEEETQTDGRKIRRAALDYKLPIITTIAGAKATVEAIRSLQSEPLQVKALQDYFV from the coding sequence ATGCCACGTCGTGAAGATATAAATAAAATATTACTATTAGGTTCAGGACCTATTATTATTGGACAAGCCTGTGAATTTGACTATTCTGGTACACAAGCCTGTAAAGCGCTACGAGAGGAAGGTTATGAGGTAGTTTTAGTTAACTCCAACCCCGCTACTATTATGACTGATCCCGAAACGGCAGAACGTACCTACATTGAACCCATTACCCCTGAAATAGTCGAGAAAGTAATCGCCAAGGAAAGACCTGACGCATTATTACCCACAATGGGGGGACAGACCGCCCTTAATACTGCTGTTGCCTTAGCAGAATCAGGGGTATTAAATAAATACGGAGTTGAGTTAATTGGAGCGAAATTACCAGCTATTAAAATGGCAGAGGATAGGGAATTATTCAAAGAAGCGATGGCTCGTATCGGTGTGCCTGTATGCCCTTCAGGCATTGCTAGTAACTGGGAAGAAGCCAAAGCCGTAGCGGAAGAAATTGGTTCTTATCCTTTAATTATACGTCCTGCGTTCACTATGGGCGGTACTGGTGGCGGTATTGCCTATAACCAAGAAGAATATGAGGAAATGGCAAAGTTTGGGATTGATGCTTCTCCTGTGTCGCAGATTTTGGTCGAAAAATCCCTCATCGGTTGGAAGGAATACGAGCTGGAGGTAATGCGGGATTTAGCGGATAATGTGGTTATTATCTGTTCCATCGAAAATATTGATCCTATGGGGGTACATACTGGAGATTCTATCACCGTTGCCCCTGCTCAAACTTTAACCGATAAAGAATATCAACGATTAAGAGACTACGCAAAAGCTATTATCCGAGAGATTGGGGTAGAAACAGGAGGCTCTAATATTCAGTTTTCTGTTAATCCTGTTAATGGGGAAGTAATTGTAATTGAAATGAATCCTCGTGTGTCTCGCTCTTCAGCATTGGCATCAAAAGCGACGGGTTTCCCCATTGCTAAATTTGCGGCAAAATTGGCGGTAGGTTATACCCTTGATGAGATTTCTAATGATATTACCCAGAAAACTCCTGCTTCTTTTGAGCCTACCATCGATTATGTAGTGACCAAAATTCCTCGTTTTGCTTTTGAAAAATTCCCCGGTAGTGAACCTGTGTTAACCACTCAAATGAAGTCTGTGGGTGAAGCAATGGCCATCGGGCGTACTTTCTGTGAATCTTTCCAAAAAGCGTTAAGATCTTTAGAAACGGGACGTTATGGCTTTGGTTGTGATAAAAACGAGACTTTACCCACTCTCTCGCAAATTAGCTCTCATTTACGCACCCCTAACCCAGAAAGGATTTTTAGTGTTTATCATGCCTTTAAATTGGGGATGAGCGTAGAACAAGTATTTGAGTTAACGGCGATCGACCCTTGGTTTTTGGATAAAATGCAGTCGTTAGTAGAGATAGAGAAGTTTATGAAACGGGCTTCTTTAAAGGATATTAAAGCCGATGATATGCTTACCATTAAACAACATGGATTCAGCGATCGCCAAATTGCTTTTGCAACCAAGACGACAGAAGATGAAGTAAGAGCATATCGTAAATCGTTAGGTATCACTCCTGTCTATAAATTGGTGGATACTTGTGCCGCCGAGTTTGAAGCCTTTACTCCCTACTATTACTCCACCTATGAATCGGGAGAAAGTGAAAACAATGTCACTGATAAACCGAAGGTAATGATTTTAGGCGGGGGGCCTAATCGTATCGGACAGGGTATAGAATTTGATTATTGTTGTTGTCATGCGGCTTTTGCTTTATCAGATGCAGGTTATGAAACAATTATGGTTAACTCCAATCCCGAAACTGTTTCCACTGATTATGATACAAGCGATCGCCTTTATTTTGAGCCTTTAACCAAAGAAGATGTATTAAATATCATTGAAGCGGAGAACCCTGACGGTGTAATTATTCAATTTGGGGGACAAACTCCCTTAAAATTAGCTGTACCTTTGAAAAATTACCTCGCTCATCCTGATACTACCGTTAAAACCAAAATTTGGGGAACTTCTCCTGATTCTATCGACACCGCCGAAGATAGAGAAAAATTTGAAGCAATTTTGAAAGAGTTGGACATCAAACAACCTCCCAACGGTATCGCAAGGAGTTTTGAGGAGGCTTTAGCCATTGCTAATCGTATTAGTTATCCTGTAGTTGTTCGTCCTTCTTATGTACTCGGAGGCAGAGCTATGCGTATCGTTTACAATGAGCAGGAATTAGAGCATTATATGACCTATGCAGTAGATGTTGAGCCTGACCATCCAATCTTAATCGATAAATTCCTCGAAAATGCCATTGAGGTTGATGTAGATGCGATCGCAGATCTCACAGGACAAGTGGTTATCGGTGGTATCATGGAACATATCGAGGAAGCGGGTGTACATTCTGGGGATTCCGCTTGTTCAATTCCTTATACTTCCCTCTCAGATGGGGTTTTAAGCACCATTCGTAGTGCAACCATCAAATTAGCCCAATCTTTGAAAGTAATTGGCTTAATGAACATCCAGTACGCCGTACAAGGAGAAACTGTCTATATCCTCGAAGCTAATCCCCGTGCGTCTCGTACTGTGCCGTATGTTTCTAAAGCGACAGGCAGACCATTAGCAAAAGTCGCTTCCCTCGTCATGTCTGGAAAAACCCTCGAAGAATTAGGGGTAACCGAGGAGATAATTCCCCGTCATGTGGCGGTTAAAGAGGCTGTATTGCCTTTCAGTAAGTTTCCGGGTACTGATACTTTATTAGGTCCTGAAATGCGTAGCACGGGCGAGGTAATGGGCATTGATAGTGATTTTGGTAAAGCCTTCGCTAAGGCGGAAATCGGAGCGGGTGTAATCTTAGATACTAAGGGTACAGTATTTATCTCCATGAATAACCGAGATAAAGGTGCGATCGTATCCGTGGCGAAAGATTTACAGGCTCTAGGTTTCAAGATTGTAGCAACTTCTGGCACTCGTCAAACTCTGTTAGAGAATGGGGTTAAGGATGTGGATTTAGTCTTAAAACTTCATGAAGGTCGTCCCCATGTAGTGGACTGGATTAAAAATAAGCAAATTCAGTTTATTATCAATACTCCTAGCAATGAGGAGGAAACCCAAACTGATGGGCGTAAAATTCGTCGGGCGGCCTTAGATTACAAGTTACCGATTATTACAACGATTGCAGGGGCTAAAGCAACGGTGGAAGCGATTCGATCGCTCCAGTCCGAACCTTTACAGGTTAAGGCTTTACAGGATTATTTTGTATAA
- a CDS encoding pilus assembly FimT family protein, whose translation MEKQGKKTKFLNNFIQSLKTSKNYGYTLVEVLTVLIILGIMGALMGPRLFFGDSSSASGDAYNLAKSLVGVTRQRAISQTSAARLSFDPNQSDKFLIEIANTRGCEALTRLSEAAVSSQTDIKVYSTTGFQIGDKLKIGSDTTSNEITGKDNTTITLGVALGTSQNKDSTVELVENWKEDSALNLKKNIGNGKYIYEYLQLPENVTVTSNITNWTLCFNSRGIATIYDNSGNSQAKLELTFKDGSSNEETLTILKGGAIATN comes from the coding sequence ATGGAAAAACAAGGAAAAAAAACAAAATTTTTAAACAACTTTATACAATCTTTAAAAACCTCAAAAAACTATGGTTATACTTTGGTGGAGGTTCTAACGGTTTTAATCATTTTGGGGATTATGGGCGCATTGATGGGGCCTCGTCTTTTTTTCGGGGATTCTAGTAGTGCTAGTGGTGATGCTTATAACTTGGCTAAATCTTTAGTGGGAGTTACCCGTCAACGGGCTATATCTCAAACTTCGGCGGCAAGGTTAAGTTTTGATCCGAATCAATCGGATAAATTTTTGATTGAAATTGCTAACACTAGGGGTTGTGAAGCCTTGACAAGATTAAGTGAAGCTGCGGTTAGTTCTCAAACAGATATTAAAGTTTATTCGACAACTGGTTTTCAAATAGGAGATAAGCTCAAAATTGGTAGTGACACTACTAGCAATGAAATTACGGGTAAAGATAATACAACAATTACTTTAGGTGTGGCTTTGGGTACATCTCAAAATAAAGATAGCACTGTGGAGTTAGTAGAAAACTGGAAGGAAGATAGTGCTTTAAATCTGAAAAAAAATATCGGAAATGGTAAGTATATTTATGAGTATTTGCAATTACCTGAAAATGTGACTGTGACATCAAACATAACTAATTGGACTCTGTGTTTTAACAGTCGTGGTATAGCTACTATTTATGATAATTCTGGAAATTCTCAAGCTAAGTTGGAACTTACTTTCAAGGACGGTTCTAGCAATGAGGAAACTTTAACTATTTTAAAAGGAGGTGCGATCGCAACTAATTGA
- a CDS encoding type II secretion system protein: MNNLLKHWLIKYRNREEGFTFLECLVAIIILSMAFAFNGQMVLMLKMQNLKQEIESAAVAVGKDVLDDLRFQLGKNINNVSVTGNTPTTLTDRISFGHTFDADVYVCTDPPTVETDTDNPNQLKVSNCPSGSTDALIRYIVVQVIDKKRDNEKIYTVQTNFAQLQR; this comes from the coding sequence ATGAATAATTTACTCAAACACTGGCTAATTAAATACCGAAATCGAGAGGAAGGATTTACTTTTCTGGAATGTTTAGTTGCGATCATCATTCTAAGTATGGCTTTTGCTTTTAACGGACAAATGGTTCTGATGTTAAAAATGCAAAATTTAAAACAAGAAATTGAAAGTGCCGCTGTGGCGGTAGGGAAAGATGTTTTAGATGATCTACGTTTTCAACTAGGTAAAAACATTAATAACGTATCTGTGACAGGTAATACACCTACCACTCTGACCGATCGCATCAGTTTTGGTCATACCTTTGACGCTGATGTATATGTATGTACTGATCCGCCAACGGTGGAAACAGATACAGATAATCCTAATCAATTAAAAGTCAGTAATTGTCCGTCTGGTTCGACGGATGCCTTAATTCGTTACATAGTTGTTCAAGTTATTGATAAAAAAAGAGACAATGAAAAAATCTACACTGTACAGACTAATTTTGCACAACTGCAAAGATAA
- a CDS encoding PilW family protein, producing the protein MKKSTLYRLILHNCKDKSSLEKGFSLIEAISTLLMGSIILGVALSGFFQIKEFFGKDKLTTDVNQRLRTAFQTIGPDLQQMGENVSNIEFPAVALSTNNGTSEITIRRGGLEPLTLCADISANSTDSVTVLDKNFTASPACISVNDDDGDGWPDTVKEWQNFRNGNTIRAYIVDTSTNKGEFFEYKGEETLDSGGATMTPSGGTEPYVVNLTTNTHTWANDYSASTTAIYLFDESTYKVTNNTLQLIRNGEVFDLVEDIEKLDITAIIQENPTATEYECKTINLTEVDCDPTFSIDDYTWNLIKSLDVEVTALPPQDKGNFAKLTEDDLTLSQQFLPRNRLNF; encoded by the coding sequence ATGAAAAAATCTACACTGTACAGACTAATTTTGCACAACTGCAAAGATAAAAGCAGTCTTGAAAAGGGCTTTAGTTTAATTGAAGCAATTTCAACTTTACTTATGGGTAGCATTATTCTTGGTGTTGCCCTTTCTGGATTTTTCCAAATTAAAGAATTTTTCGGCAAAGATAAGCTAACCACAGATGTAAACCAAAGGTTGAGAACGGCTTTTCAAACTATTGGGCCAGACTTACAACAAATGGGGGAAAATGTCAGTAATATAGAATTTCCTGCCGTTGCCCTTAGCACCAATAACGGAACATCAGAAATAACTATTCGCCGAGGTGGTTTAGAGCCTTTAACCCTCTGTGCTGACATAAGTGCTAACAGTACTGACTCTGTTACTGTGCTTGATAAAAATTTTACCGCTTCTCCTGCTTGTATCTCCGTTAATGACGATGATGGAGATGGCTGGCCTGACACGGTGAAAGAATGGCAAAATTTTCGTAATGGCAATACCATAAGAGCCTATATTGTCGATACTTCGACCAATAAAGGAGAATTCTTTGAATACAAAGGGGAAGAAACTCTTGACAGTGGGGGGGCGACGATGACACCGTCTGGGGGTACAGAACCTTATGTTGTTAATTTGACTACAAATACTCATACTTGGGCAAATGATTATTCGGCGTCGACAACGGCAATTTATTTATTTGATGAGAGTACATACAAAGTTACGAATAACACTCTGCAACTAATTAGGAATGGGGAGGTTTTTGATTTAGTAGAAGACATTGAAAAATTAGATATTACAGCGATTATTCAGGAAAATCCCACCGCTACAGAGTACGAATGCAAGACTATAAATTTAACTGAGGTGGACTGTGATCCTACTTTTTCGATAGATGATTATACGTGGAATCTAATCAAGTCTCTTGATGTTGAAGTGACGGCTTTACCCCCTCAAGACAAGGGTAATTTTGCGAAATTAACGGAGGATGATTTAACTTTATCACAGCAATTTCTCCCTCGTAACCGTTTAAATTTTTAA
- a CDS encoding ABC-F family ATP-binding cassette domain-containing protein, with amino-acid sequence MTVLTVKSLKKDFGIKEILKDANFSIEEGDKVGLIGVNGSGKSTLLKMLAGWEANDGGEMQVKSGAKIIYLPQQPEIDPENTVLQQVLAYCGEQMQLILEYEDLSHRLASVREEKQQELMAKLATVTEKINQENAWDLETNAKIVLDKLGIQDFELKMGGLSGGYRKRVALAAALMAEPDLLLMDEPTNHLDAELVEWLQTYLQKFSGAILLITHDRYFLDQVTNRILEIDRGDMYNYSGNYSYYLEKKALAEESTASSQQKLKGILRKELEWLKRGAKARSTKQKARIQRIEQMQNKEFKAKQGKVEIDTPSRRIGKKVIEIHNISKFWEGYPLIKDFTYFFEPDDRVGVIGGNGVGKSTLMNLIMGQIEPDEGKIEIGSTIKIGYFDQYSENLITAAENQQRVIEYIKDVASYIETGDGKQISASQLLERFLFTPNQQYAPIEKLSGGEKRRLFLLKILMGNPNVLILDEPTNDLDVQTLGVLEEYLESFKGCVIIVSHDRYFLDRTVDTIFAFEGEGIIREYPGNYSLYLEYKTREEKENKVEKINEVKETKTVEKKEKKQNNIEQKKRKISNFQRRELEKLETVIIPELEEKKANLEKRIYENGGKDYEQLNILTEELNQIIKEIDSKTEKWLELSELENNS; translated from the coding sequence ATGACCGTATTAACCGTTAAATCTCTCAAAAAAGACTTTGGAATCAAAGAAATATTAAAAGACGCAAATTTCAGTATCGAAGAAGGTGATAAAGTTGGCTTAATTGGAGTTAACGGCAGTGGAAAATCTACTCTCCTCAAAATGTTGGCTGGATGGGAAGCTAATGATGGGGGAGAAATGCAGGTAAAATCTGGGGCAAAAATTATCTATTTACCTCAACAACCAGAAATAGACCCAGAAAATACAGTTTTACAGCAGGTTTTAGCCTATTGTGGCGAACAAATGCAGTTGATACTTGAATATGAAGACTTATCTCATCGATTGGCAAGTGTAAGGGAAGAAAAACAGCAGGAGTTAATGGCAAAATTGGCAACGGTAACAGAAAAAATTAACCAAGAAAATGCTTGGGATTTAGAAACCAACGCTAAAATTGTCCTTGATAAATTGGGTATTCAGGATTTTGAATTAAAAATGGGAGGCTTATCGGGGGGTTATCGTAAAAGAGTCGCCTTAGCCGCCGCCCTGATGGCTGAACCTGATTTATTATTAATGGATGAGCCTACAAACCATCTTGATGCAGAATTAGTGGAATGGTTACAAACCTATCTGCAAAAGTTTTCAGGTGCTATCTTATTAATAACCCATGATCGCTACTTTTTAGACCAAGTTACCAATCGTATTTTAGAGATCGATCGCGGTGATATGTACAATTATAGTGGCAATTATAGTTATTACTTAGAGAAAAAAGCCCTAGCAGAAGAATCTACAGCAAGTAGTCAACAAAAACTTAAAGGAATCCTCAGAAAAGAATTAGAATGGCTCAAAAGAGGAGCAAAAGCCCGTAGCACAAAACAAAAAGCCCGTATTCAACGCATTGAGCAAATGCAAAACAAAGAATTTAAGGCAAAACAAGGAAAAGTAGAAATTGATACTCCCTCCCGTCGCATCGGGAAAAAAGTTATTGAAATACATAATATTTCTAAATTCTGGGAAGGCTATCCTCTCATTAAAGACTTTACCTATTTTTTTGAACCCGATGATAGAGTGGGCGTTATTGGCGGTAATGGGGTAGGAAAATCAACCCTGATGAATTTAATAATGGGTCAAATTGAACCAGATGAAGGTAAAATCGAAATCGGTAGCACCATAAAAATCGGCTATTTTGATCAATACTCAGAAAATCTAATTACTGCCGCAGAAAATCAACAGAGAGTTATAGAATATATCAAAGACGTTGCTAGTTATATTGAAACAGGAGATGGAAAGCAAATCAGTGCTTCTCAACTTTTAGAAAGATTTTTATTCACCCCAAATCAGCAATATGCACCCATAGAAAAACTATCAGGAGGGGAAAAACGTCGTCTTTTTCTGCTTAAAATTCTCATGGGGAATCCCAACGTTTTGATTCTTGATGAACCCACCAACGATTTAGACGTACAAACTTTAGGGGTATTAGAAGAATATCTCGAATCTTTTAAGGGTTGTGTAATTATTGTATCTCACGATCGCTATTTTCTCGATCGCACTGTGGACACAATTTTTGCCTTTGAAGGAGAAGGAATAATTAGAGAATATCCGGGAAATTACTCTCTTTACTTAGAATATAAAACCAGAGAAGAAAAAGAAAACAAAGTAGAAAAAATAAATGAAGTAAAAGAAACTAAAACAGTAGAAAAGAAAGAAAAAAAACAGAATAATATTGAACAGAAAAAAAGAAAAATATCTAACTTTCAAAGAAGAGAATTAGAAAAATTAGAAACAGTAATCATCCCTGAATTAGAAGAAAAAAAAGCCAATTTAGAAAAAAGAATTTATGAAAATGGCGGGAAAGATTATGAGCAATTAAATATTTTAACAGAAGAATTAAACCAAATAATCAAGGAAATAGATAGTAAAACAGAAAAATGGTTAGAGTTATCAGAGTTAGAAAACAATAGTTGA